The proteins below are encoded in one region of Carassius auratus strain Wakin unplaced genomic scaffold, ASM336829v1 scaf_tig00214183_4049273_7079891, whole genome shotgun sequence:
- the LOC113091403 gene encoding 60S ribosomal protein L36a: protein MVNVPKTRRTYCKKCKKHQPHKVTQYKKGKDSVYAQGKRRYDRKQSGYGGQTKPIFRKKAKTTKKIVLRLECVEPNCRSKRMLAIKRCKHFELGGDKKRKGQVIQF from the exons ATG GTGAACGTACCGAAGACCCGCAGGACCTACTGCAAGAAATGCAAGAAGCACCAACCACATAAAGTGACCCAGTACAAGAAGGGCAAAGACTCTGTGTACGCCCAGG gAAAGAGGCGTTACGACAGAAAGCAGAGTGGTTATGGAGGACAGACGAAGCCTATTTTCCGAAAAAAG GCTAAAACCACAAAGAAGATTGTGCTGAGGCTGGAGTGTGTGGAGCCCAACTGCCGCTCAAAGAGAATGTTGGCCATTAAGAGATGCAAACATTTTGAGCTGGGAGGAGACAAGAAGAGAAAG